In Chryseobacterium shigense, the following proteins share a genomic window:
- the nhaA gene encoding Na+/H+ antiporter NhaA, with protein sequence MNLTLYFKKFFNSNQASGIILIFCVLVSLLIANSSAGELFQHFLDKEVGTRLFHLTYPVSIWINDGLMAVFFLLVGLEIKREMIEGELSSFKNASLPIFAAVGGMLVPAVIYTIFNSGTEYSNGWGIPMATDIAFSLAIISMLGKRIPNSIKIFLAALAIVDDLGAILVIAVFYTEQIHWTYLLLSFGTAALLFLLNFLKVTRLIFYIIPGLFLWYFLHHSGIHATIAGVLLAFSIPTNVSDTEISPLEKLEHKLHFPVSFLIMPIFALTNTNIAFTNEMAAGVTSTLGLGIICGLILGKLIGINLFSFIAIKLKISTLPYNSTWLQMAGVGLLAGIGFTMSIFIALLSFKDEIPIQDEAKFAILIASFLAAFLGFIILSVSSKKDINEVEN encoded by the coding sequence ATGAATTTAACTCTATATTTTAAAAAATTTTTCAACAGCAACCAGGCCTCAGGAATTATACTTATTTTTTGTGTACTGGTTTCATTATTAATTGCTAATTCTTCTGCAGGTGAGCTTTTTCAGCACTTTTTAGACAAGGAAGTGGGAACTCGCCTTTTTCATCTCACCTACCCTGTCAGCATATGGATCAATGACGGTCTTATGGCTGTTTTCTTCCTGCTGGTTGGGCTTGAGATCAAAAGAGAAATGATAGAAGGTGAACTGTCTTCTTTCAAAAACGCTTCCCTTCCTATATTTGCGGCTGTAGGCGGAATGCTGGTTCCGGCTGTCATCTATACCATTTTCAATAGCGGCACGGAATACAGCAACGGCTGGGGAATTCCTATGGCTACGGATATTGCTTTTTCACTTGCCATCATTTCAATGCTTGGGAAAAGAATTCCGAATTCCATTAAAATATTCCTTGCAGCGCTGGCTATTGTAGATGATCTGGGAGCTATTCTGGTCATTGCTGTTTTTTATACCGAACAGATTCACTGGACCTATCTCCTGCTCTCATTTGGAACAGCGGCATTGCTTTTTCTTTTAAATTTTCTGAAAGTTACCCGTCTTATTTTTTATATTATTCCCGGATTATTTCTATGGTATTTTCTTCATCATTCCGGAATTCATGCAACAATAGCGGGGGTGTTGCTTGCCTTCTCCATTCCCACGAATGTGTCTGATACAGAAATCTCTCCTCTTGAAAAACTGGAGCATAAGCTTCATTTTCCGGTAAGCTTCCTGATCATGCCAATATTTGCCTTAACAAATACCAATATCGCTTTTACCAACGAAATGGCAGCCGGAGTGACAAGTACACTGGGTTTGGGAATTATCTGCGGGCTGATTCTGGGAAAACTGATCGGAATTAACCTGTTTTCTTTTATTGCTATTAAATTAAAAATCAGTACCCTTCCGTACAACAGCACATGGCTTCAAATGGCTGGTGTAGGATTGCTGGCGGGAATAGGTTTCACTATGTCTATTTTCATTGCCCTGCTATCATTTAAAGATGAAATTCCTATTCAGGATGAGGCTAAATTTGCCATTCTGATCGCTTCTTTCCTAGCCGCTTTTTTAGGATTTATAATATTAAGTGTGAGTTCCAAAAAAGATATAAATGAGGTGGAAAACTAA